In Vibrio hippocampi, the following are encoded in one genomic region:
- a CDS encoding cupin domain-containing protein has product MDVGKQLKTIRTIKGMSQRELAKLSGVTNAMISQIEKNQVNPSVGSLKKLLDAMSISMGEFFTIDIEAEDKIFFTTDELVDIGDNTISMLLVGGKKADRKMAIIRETYPPGADTGTDFMQHDGEEGGIVLRGEIELQVGKQTQVLKPGDSYYFKTRQPHRFRNKGKVECELISASTPPTF; this is encoded by the coding sequence ATGGACGTAGGCAAACAGCTTAAAACTATCCGAACTATCAAGGGTATGTCGCAAAGAGAGTTAGCCAAATTGAGTGGTGTTACCAATGCCATGATATCGCAGATCGAGAAGAACCAAGTGAACCCGTCCGTGGGCTCTTTAAAAAAGTTGCTCGATGCCATGTCCATTTCTATGGGTGAATTTTTCACCATAGATATAGAAGCTGAAGACAAGATCTTTTTTACCACAGACGAGCTGGTAGATATTGGCGACAATACCATTAGCATGCTCTTGGTTGGGGGTAAAAAAGCCGACCGTAAAATGGCCATTATTCGTGAAACCTATCCACCGGGTGCCGATACAGGCACTGACTTTATGCAGCACGATGGGGAAGAGGGCGGGATTGTACTGCGCGGTGAGATTGAATTACAGGTAGGTAAACAGACTCAGGTGTTGAAGCCGGGGGATTCCTATTACTTCAAAACCCGCCAGCCACACCGCTTTAGAAATAAAGGTAAAGTGGAATGCGAACTGATTAGTGCCTCCACACCACCTACTTTTTAA